A window of the Oscillospiraceae bacterium genome harbors these coding sequences:
- a CDS encoding pro-sigmaK processing inhibitor BofA family protein: MLLFAGILFAAFLLSATLLAAGHSRHPFAGAAGSVVAGLAVLLAVNLLGGITGVTLPVSPLSVGISAFLGVPGVTTLLLVNLLF, encoded by the coding sequence ATGCTTTTGTTTGCGGGAATTCTATTTGCGGCGTTTCTACTCAGTGCAACACTGCTGGCCGCGGGGCACAGCCGGCACCCCTTTGCGGGCGCTGCAGGCAGCGTTGTTGCGGGGCTGGCCGTGCTGCTAGCGGTCAATCTGCTAGGCGGGATTACCGGGGTCACGCTGCCGGTCAGCCCGCTTTCAGTGGGAATTTCTGCTTTTTTGGGTGTGCCCGGTGTCACAACCCTGCTTTTGGTTAATTTGCTTTTTTAA
- a CDS encoding DUF4364 family protein: MAYDAFTAGVDPGGLRTKDEIRILLCYLLSSVNAPLSREDVLACVQGMGLANYFEVTNALQELTENGNLILKDGCYTATPQAHGIARQLDTALPLSVRDKAVKAAVGLLSQARRSRENAVEIEKCAGGGYQVHCHISGGKAELMSFTLTVPEMRQAKLIQHNFQKAPERVYQMLLALLIDDRNAAVSLLHEWY; the protein is encoded by the coding sequence ATGGCCTATGACGCTTTTACTGCCGGTGTAGATCCCGGCGGTCTGCGCACGAAAGATGAGATTCGCATTCTTTTGTGCTATCTGCTTTCCAGCGTAAATGCACCGCTCTCGCGTGAGGACGTGCTCGCCTGCGTGCAGGGAATGGGCCTGGCCAATTACTTTGAGGTAACCAACGCCTTACAGGAATTGACAGAAAACGGGAATCTCATTTTAAAGGACGGCTGCTACACAGCAACACCACAGGCACACGGTATTGCCCGTCAGCTTGACACTGCCCTGCCCCTTTCTGTGCGCGACAAAGCAGTAAAAGCCGCCGTGGGTCTGCTTTCACAGGCGCGGCGCAGCCGGGAAAATGCAGTTGAAATTGAAAAATGTGCAGGCGGCGGGTACCAGGTGCACTGCCATATTTCCGGCGGCAAAGCAGAGCTGATGTCTTTTACGCTGACTGTACCAGAAATGCGGCAGGCCAAGCTGATTCAGCACAATTTTCAAAAAGCGCCGGAGCGGGTTTACCAAATGCTGCTGGCCCTTTTAATTGATGACCGCAACGCCGCGGTCAGTCTTTTGCACGAGTGGTACTGA
- a CDS encoding helix-turn-helix transcriptional regulator yields MDTRVQLGKQLRTLRTKWGYTQQDVSDLLQIDRSTYAYYETNRTTPPLSTLKKLARIYRVSISDLLGSEDTPPQVADSGQNFFTDFDHNLSHIYDLKRDERQLLSLYRLADKKIKEKVILLLRTTAEK; encoded by the coding sequence GTGGATACTCGGGTACAACTGGGAAAGCAGCTGCGCACCCTGCGCACAAAATGGGGATATACACAGCAGGATGTCAGCGACCTTTTGCAAATAGACCGCTCTACCTATGCGTATTATGAAACAAACCGCACCACGCCGCCTTTATCCACTCTAAAAAAGCTGGCCCGCATTTACCGTGTGTCGATCTCAGACTTGCTGGGGTCAGAGGACACGCCGCCCCAGGTTGCAGATTCCGGCCAAAACTTTTTCACGGATTTTGATCACAACCTTTCCCATATTTACGACTTAAAGCGGGACGAGCGGCAGCTGCTGTCGCTTTACCGCCTTGCTGATAAGAAAATCAAAGAAAAGGTCATTCTTCTGCTGCGCACGACAGCGGAAAAATGA
- a CDS encoding DUF1848 domain-containing protein, with protein MIISASRRSDIPAFYTEWFLNRVKAGWVYVRSPRNPHQISEVSLSPKVVDGIVFWTKNPLPLLGRLDELQGYPYYFQFTLNPYGKDAEPNVPDKVKILIPVFRQLSRKIGKERVLWRYDPILFSRKYTLEYHVKAFAALAKALSGYTDTCTVSFLDYYRNTQKNLAPLQLTGALPEEKRELLRQFAKTARARGMTLCTCAEEADFHTLGISHAHCIDRQRLEKLNGCGLELAKDKNQRPACGCAESVDIGAYDTCRHSCLYCYANAGRNAVLKHAALYDPCSPLLFGKPEQGDTVKPRVAPSCKSGQLRFF; from the coding sequence GTGATTATCAGTGCAAGTAGGCGAAGCGATATTCCAGCCTTTTATACAGAGTGGTTTTTAAACCGCGTGAAAGCGGGCTGGGTCTATGTGCGCAGCCCGAGAAACCCGCATCAAATCAGCGAAGTTTCCCTTTCGCCAAAAGTGGTTGATGGCATTGTCTTTTGGACGAAAAATCCGCTGCCGCTGCTTGGCAGGCTTGATGAGCTGCAGGGGTATCCTTATTATTTTCAGTTTACACTGAATCCATACGGAAAGGACGCCGAACCGAATGTACCCGATAAAGTAAAAATACTGATTCCGGTCTTTCGGCAGCTGTCGCGTAAAATTGGGAAAGAGCGGGTCCTTTGGCGCTATGACCCGATTCTTTTTAGCCGAAAATATACACTGGAGTACCATGTCAAAGCTTTTGCAGCATTGGCAAAAGCACTTTCCGGATATACAGACACCTGCACGGTCAGCTTTTTGGATTATTACCGAAATACGCAGAAAAATTTGGCACCTTTGCAGTTAACCGGTGCGTTGCCGGAGGAAAAGAGGGAACTGCTGCGGCAGTTTGCAAAAACTGCACGGGCGCGGGGAATGACCCTTTGTACCTGTGCAGAGGAGGCTGACTTTCATACTCTGGGCATTTCACATGCCCACTGCATTGACAGACAGCGTTTGGAAAAACTGAACGGCTGCGGCTTGGAGCTTGCCAAAGATAAAAATCAGCGGCCCGCATGCGGCTGCGCAGAGAGCGTTGACATCGGCGCTTACGATACCTGCCGCCACAGCTGCCTGTACTGCTACGCAAATGCCGGCAGAAACGCCGTCTTAAAACATGCTGCGTTGTACGACCCGTGCTCACCGCTGCTTTTTGGGAAACCCGAACAGGGAGATACCGTGAAACCACGTGTAGCACCTTCCTGCAAAAGCGGCCAGCTTCGTTTTTTCTAG
- a CDS encoding glycosyl transferase yields MQFGYFDDQNKEYVITTPHTPLPWINYLGSQQFFSLISNTAGGYCFYQDAKLRRITRYRYNDCPLDSIGRYYYIKDGSTIWNPGWKPMKTDLDSYRCRHGMGYTVLESSKNGVSASLECFVPVDDNCEVHRLTLTNSTDKPKELDIFSLAEFCLWNAVDDANNFQRNFSTGEVEVVGSTIYHKTEYRERRRHFSFYTVNKPVCGFDTSRDSFCGLDRGYSEPRAVLENKSGNSIAHGWQPIGSHHLQVNLKPQESCSYIFVLGYVENPADDKWEAPGVINKTRAVQMMQKYRTDAQVDDALAKLHSYWESLLSRFTVKSEDSRLDRMVNIWNQYQCMVTFNLSRSASYFESGTGRGMGFRDSCQDLLGIAHLVPARARQRILDIAATQFEDGSSYHQYQPLTKKGNADIGSGFNDDPLWLIAGTNAYLRETGDFSILQEVVAFDNDESKAQPLLEHLRRSFAYSCSHKGPHGLPLIGRADWNDCLNLNCFSSEPGESFQTCSNKETGKAESVFIGGMFVKYGGEYADICEHCGKAEEAAQVRAEVEQMRKAVMGAGWDGEWFIRAYDAYSEPVGSHVCDEGQIFIEPQGMCVMAGIGLKEGLADRALQSVKEKLDTKYGIVLLQPAYTTYRLNLGEISSYPPGYKENAGIFCHNNPWISCAEAVAGHGDRAFEVYRKTCPAYIENISEIHRTEPYVYSQMVAGKDAPSFGEAKNSWLTGTAAWTFADVSQYMLGIQPTLDGLRVNPCIPHTCKGFTVTRLYRGATYHITVENPNGAEKGVPQLTVDGKTIAGNLIPYDPEKKTYEVRAVLSAQA; encoded by the coding sequence ATGCAATTTGGCTATTTTGACGACCAAAACAAAGAATATGTAATCACCACACCGCACACCCCCCTGCCCTGGATCAACTACCTGGGCAGCCAGCAATTTTTCTCCCTTATTTCTAATACTGCCGGCGGCTACTGTTTTTATCAGGACGCAAAGCTGCGCCGCATTACACGCTACCGCTACAACGACTGCCCACTGGACAGCATCGGCCGCTATTACTACATCAAAGATGGCAGCACCATCTGGAACCCCGGCTGGAAGCCGATGAAAACCGACCTCGACAGCTACCGCTGCCGCCATGGCATGGGCTACACGGTTTTGGAAAGCTCAAAAAACGGCGTATCCGCTTCTTTAGAGTGCTTTGTGCCGGTTGATGACAACTGCGAAGTACACCGCCTGACCCTGACAAACAGTACAGATAAACCAAAGGAACTGGATATTTTCAGCTTGGCCGAGTTCTGCCTATGGAACGCCGTCGATGACGCCAATAATTTCCAGCGAAATTTCAGCACAGGCGAAGTCGAAGTAGTCGGCAGCACCATTTACCACAAAACTGAATATCGCGAGCGCCGCCGGCACTTTTCTTTCTATACGGTAAACAAGCCCGTCTGCGGCTTTGATACCAGCCGCGACAGTTTCTGCGGTCTGGACCGCGGCTACAGCGAGCCGCGCGCTGTACTGGAAAACAAATCCGGCAACAGCATTGCGCACGGCTGGCAGCCGATTGGCAGCCACCACCTACAGGTAAACCTGAAACCGCAGGAAAGCTGCAGCTATATCTTTGTGCTGGGCTATGTGGAAAATCCCGCCGATGACAAGTGGGAAGCGCCCGGTGTCATTAATAAAACCCGCGCTGTACAGATGATGCAGAAATACCGCACCGACGCACAGGTAGATGATGCCTTAGCAAAACTGCACAGCTACTGGGAATCCCTGCTTTCCCGCTTTACGGTGAAGTCAGAGGACAGCCGCCTAGACCGCATGGTCAATATTTGGAACCAGTATCAGTGCATGGTCACGTTTAACCTCAGCCGCAGCGCCAGTTACTTTGAAAGCGGCACCGGCCGCGGCATGGGCTTCCGTGACTCCTGCCAAGACCTGCTGGGAATTGCGCACTTAGTGCCAGCGCGCGCACGCCAGCGCATACTTGACATTGCTGCAACGCAGTTTGAAGATGGCAGCTCTTATCATCAGTATCAGCCGCTGACTAAAAAAGGCAATGCCGACATCGGCAGCGGCTTTAATGATGACCCACTGTGGCTGATTGCGGGTACCAATGCCTATCTGCGTGAAACCGGTGACTTCTCTATTCTGCAGGAAGTGGTTGCCTTTGACAATGACGAAAGCAAGGCGCAGCCTCTGCTGGAGCATTTGCGCCGCAGCTTTGCCTACTCCTGTTCACACAAAGGTCCGCACGGCCTGCCGCTGATTGGCCGCGCAGACTGGAATGACTGTCTGAACCTCAACTGCTTCTCTTCCGAGCCGGGCGAAAGCTTCCAGACCTGCTCCAACAAAGAAACCGGAAAAGCGGAAAGTGTCTTTATCGGCGGCATGTTTGTAAAGTATGGTGGCGAATACGCCGACATCTGCGAGCACTGCGGAAAAGCAGAAGAAGCCGCACAGGTACGTGCAGAAGTAGAACAGATGCGCAAGGCTGTCATGGGCGCCGGCTGGGACGGCGAGTGGTTTATTCGCGCATATGACGCCTACAGCGAGCCTGTCGGCAGCCACGTCTGCGATGAAGGCCAGATTTTCATCGAGCCCCAGGGCATGTGCGTTATGGCAGGCATTGGTCTGAAAGAGGGCCTGGCTGACCGTGCCCTGCAAAGCGTAAAAGAAAAGCTGGATACCAAATACGGTATTGTCCTTTTGCAGCCTGCTTATACCACTTACCGCTTGAACCTCGGCGAAATTTCCAGCTACCCGCCGGGCTACAAGGAAAACGCCGGCATTTTCTGCCACAACAACCCATGGATCAGCTGTGCAGAGGCAGTCGCGGGCCACGGTGACCGCGCTTTTGAGGTCTACCGCAAAACCTGCCCGGCCTATATTGAAAACATCAGTGAAATCCACCGCACCGAACCATATGTCTACAGCCAAATGGTTGCCGGCAAAGATGCGCCATCTTTCGGTGAAGCCAAAAACAGCTGGCTCACCGGCACCGCCGCATGGACTTTTGCCGATGTCAGCCAATACATGCTGGGCATTCAGCCCACACTGGACGGCCTACGCGTCAATCCCTGCATTCCTCATACCTGCAAGGGCTTCACAGTGACACGCCTTTACCGCGGTGCCACCTACCACATTACAGTGGAAAATCCCAACGGCGCTGAAAAGGGTGTTCCGCAGCTGACTGTCGACGGCAAAACCATTGCAGGCAACTTGATTCCCTATGACCCCGAAAAGAAAACATACGAAGTGCGCGCTGTCCTGAGCGCGCAGGCATAA